In a genomic window of Miscanthus floridulus cultivar M001 unplaced genomic scaffold, ASM1932011v1 fs_790_1, whole genome shotgun sequence:
- the LOC136533138 gene encoding uncharacterized protein isoform X2, producing MQNLPTETAATESYSDYHSHKEDDAIREEDAQASLPTDWEENNDNLDETKGTDEFLMPLQSNEEVPGVPAEHEVGHPLQNTEPVTNGNHVVGEEAHQFDNLIASDGNQNPASPPSLPISSEYDQVSFAPSSTLDVAGPSEGIPNVEETSDLKMALLENEHLDETLTSDAMVLDSDGVVPIQDISDSAVAAAFHPEDKGIEQNPQTHDKDELSSSGLPDYMEHVSADEMHPLGSNELSMATGTSEPGDGEETIVEDLYKRESELKNQNKPFKSTPPDQYFSSPGIPAPSIVSTASQVPVGQIVVPASVDPTQENAIAALQILKVIEPSARAGDLCTRREYARWLVVASNCLSRNTFSKVYPAMYIDNVTELAFDDITPEDPDFPFIQGLAEAGLISSKLSRSDMNIPEDVHDNHILFSPESPLSRQDLVSWKMALDKRELPEVDRNCLFKVSGYIDIDKINTAAWPALVADLGAGDQSITALSFGLTRLFQPNKPVTKGQAALAISIGDSGEVVLEEVARIEAEKIAEAAVNAHGALVAQVEIDLNATFERELKEERGKVETLEKLAEEARMELDRLRAEREDEKNILLRGRAAVESEMEVLLKLRSEVEEQLQNVLSKKVEVSFEKSRIEKLRKEIENDNLAVVQLQYELEVERKALSMARAWAEEEAKKAREHARALEEARNQWERQGIKVVVEGGLQDDASAGVTWAKAGKEHPVDEAINRAESLLEKLKSMSAEMKLRSRGALERVMQHVWSFIASLKQQAADARQWCTEFGASAASKANKVSAEVQGSVSAFGATLGDKSKRVMEECKDGLEKVSHRFKTSD from the exons ATGCAAAACTTGCCTACAGAGACTGCTGCCACGGAATCTTACTCTGATTATCACTCCCACAAAGAGGATGATGCTATCAGGGAAGAAGATGCCCAAGCTTCCTTACCAACGGATTGGGAGGAAAACAATGACAACCTTGATGAAACAAAAGGTACAGATGAATTCCTGATGCCTCTACAGTCAAACGAGGAGGTTCCTGGGGTGCCAGCTGAACATGAAGTGGGGCACCCGTTGCAGAACACTGAGCCTGTTACTAATGGTAATCATGTTGTCGGTGAAGAAGCGCATCAGTTTGACAATCTCATTGCATCCGATGGTAATCAAAATCCAGCATCACCTCCTTCTCTGCCCATCTCATCTGAATATGATCAGGTTTCTTTTGCACCATCTAGCACACTTGATGTTGCAGGCCCCTCGGAGGGAATTCCTAATGTAGAAGAAACATCAGATCTCAAAATGGCTTTGCTAGAAAACGAGCATTTGGATGAAACTTTAACTTCAGATGCAATGGTGCTAGATTCAGATGGTGTTGTGCCCATCCAAGACATCTCTGACAGTGCTGTTGCTGCTGCATTTCACCCAGAAGACAAAGGTATCGAGCAGAACCCACAAACTCATGACAAAGATGAACTTTCTTCATCCGGATTGCCTGATTATATGGAACATGTAAGTGCCGATGAGATGCATCCACTTGGATCAAATGAGTTATCTATGGCTACGGGGACCAGTGAGCCAGGAGATGGGGAGGAAACTATAGTAGAGGATCTGTATAAAAGAGAAAGTGAATTAAAAAACCAAAACAAACCATTCAAGTCCACACCACCTGACCAATATTTTTCTTCTCCTGGAATTCCTGCTCCCTCTATAGTATCCACTGCTTCACAGGTGCCCGTGGGGCAGATTGTGGTTCCAGCTTCTGTTGACCCAACCCAGGAAAATGCTATAGCTGCACTGCAAATTCTAAAG GTGATCGAACCCAGTGCTCGAGCTGGTGACTTGTGTACCCGGCGTGAGTATGCTAGATGGTTGGTAGTCGCGAGCAATTGCCTTTCAAG GAACACTTTCTCGAAAGTGTATCCAGCAATGTATATTGATAATGTCACTGAACTTGCATTTGATGATATCACACCTGAAGATCCTGATTTCCCCTTCATACAAG GCCTAGCAGAAGCTGGATTGATTTCTAGCAAGCTTTCAAGATCTGATATGAATATCCCAGAAGATGTTCATGACAATCATATCTTGTTTTCCCCTGAGAG TCCTTTGTCACGTCAAGACCTTGTGAGTTGGAAAATGGCCCTGGATAAGAGGGAACTGCCTGAAGTTGACAGAAAT TGTTTGTTCAAAGTATCTGGCTATATAGACATTGATAAGATAAACACAGCTGCCTGGCCAGCTTTGGTCGCTGACTTGGGTGCTGGAGACCAGAGCATTACAGCTCTTTCCTTCG GTTTGACAAGACTTTTCCAACCGAACAAACCTGTGACGAAGGGACAAGCTGCCCTAGCAATTTCAATTGGTGATTCTGGTGAAGTGGTTCTGGAGGAGGTTGCTCGTATTGAGGCAGAGAAAATAGCTGAAGCAGCTGTAAATGCACATGGTGCATTGGTTGCTCAGGTTGAGATAGATCTTAATGCAACGTTTGAAAGGGAGCTTAAGGAGGAAAGAGGAAAGGTAGAGacccttgaaaaactagctgaAGAAGCTAGGATGGAGCTGGATAGGTTGAGGGCAGAAAGAGAGGACGAGAAGAACATTCTGCTCAGGGGCAGAGCTGCTGTTGAATCTGAAATGGAAGTTCTGTTGAAGTTGAGGAGTGAAGTAGAGGAACAGCTGCAGAATGTACTGAGCAAGAAGGTAGAGGTCTCCTTTGAGAAGAGTAGGATTGAAAAACTCCGAAAGGAAATTGAGAATGATAACTTGGCTGTTGTGCAACTTCAATATGAGCTTGAAGTGGAGAGGAAGGCGCTATCTATGGCAAG GGCTTGGGCAGAGGAGGAAGCCAAAAAGGCCCGGGAGCATGCACGGGCCCTTGAGGAGGCCCGGAACCAATGGGAGCGTCAAGGAATCAAAGTTGTTGTTGAAGGAGGACTCCAGGATGACGCTTCAGCAGGAGTTACATGGGCTAAGGCTGGCAAAGAACATCCAGTTGACGAGGCTATCAACCGGGCAGAATCTTTGCTGGAGAAGCTAAAGTCAATGTCTGCTGAGATGAAACTGCGGTCTCGTGGTGCGCTGGAGAGAGTGATGCAACATGTTTGGTCCTTCATTGCAAGCCTAAAGCAGCAAGCTGCAGATGCAAGGCAGTGGTGTACCGAGTTTGGGGCTTCTGCTGCTTCCAAGGCAAACAAGGTATCAGCAGAAGTGCAGGGCAGTGTATCTGCGTTTGGTGCAACCCTTGGAGATAAGTCGAAGAGGGTAATGGAAGAGTGCAAGGACGGCCTGGAGAAGGTTTCACACAGATTCAAGACATCAGACTAG
- the LOC136533138 gene encoding uncharacterized protein isoform X1 has product MPAPVAAYPAKMACCLQLHLLRRPAPAPLPARVLLLLSTPRLRLRPVRASPGPGSSPRNSFAGWSSDSADDGGDKSTLGFGPAGGLLGPGLAAFFFLAGLTFAAVSIRSSGNHAAAKMQNLPTETAATESYSDYHSHKEDDAIREEDAQASLPTDWEENNDNLDETKGTDEFLMPLQSNEEVPGVPAEHEVGHPLQNTEPVTNGNHVVGEEAHQFDNLIASDGNQNPASPPSLPISSEYDQVSFAPSSTLDVAGPSEGIPNVEETSDLKMALLENEHLDETLTSDAMVLDSDGVVPIQDISDSAVAAAFHPEDKGIEQNPQTHDKDELSSSGLPDYMEHVSADEMHPLGSNELSMATGTSEPGDGEETIVEDLYKRESELKNQNKPFKSTPPDQYFSSPGIPAPSIVSTASQVPVGQIVVPASVDPTQENAIAALQILKVIEPSARAGDLCTRREYARWLVVASNCLSRNTFSKVYPAMYIDNVTELAFDDITPEDPDFPFIQGLAEAGLISSKLSRSDMNIPEDVHDNHILFSPESPLSRQDLVSWKMALDKRELPEVDRNCLFKVSGYIDIDKINTAAWPALVADLGAGDQSITALSFGLTRLFQPNKPVTKGQAALAISIGDSGEVVLEEVARIEAEKIAEAAVNAHGALVAQVEIDLNATFERELKEERGKVETLEKLAEEARMELDRLRAEREDEKNILLRGRAAVESEMEVLLKLRSEVEEQLQNVLSKKVEVSFEKSRIEKLRKEIENDNLAVVQLQYELEVERKALSMARAWAEEEAKKAREHARALEEARNQWERQGIKVVVEGGLQDDASAGVTWAKAGKEHPVDEAINRAESLLEKLKSMSAEMKLRSRGALERVMQHVWSFIASLKQQAADARQWCTEFGASAASKANKVSAEVQGSVSAFGATLGDKSKRVMEECKDGLEKVSHRFKTSD; this is encoded by the exons ATGCCCGCCCCTGTCGCTGCCTACCCGGCCAAGATGGCATGCTGTCTCCAGCTCCACCTTCTTCGCCGCCCGGCCCCTGCTCCACTCCCTGCtcgggtcctcctcctcctctcgaccccgcgcctgcgcctgcgccccGTCCGAGCGTCTCCCGGTCCCGGCTCGTCCCCGCGCAACTCCTTCGCTGGCTGGTCCTCCGATAGCGCCGATGACGGCGGCGACAAATCTACTCTAGGGTTCGGGCCAGCAGGAG GGCTTCTAGGACCTGGACTTGCTGCCTTTTTCTTCCTCGCCGGCCTTACCTTTGCTGCCGTCTCCATCAGAAGCAGTGGCAACCACGCAGCTG CAAAAATGCAAAACTTGCCTACAGAGACTGCTGCCACGGAATCTTACTCTGATTATCACTCCCACAAAGAGGATGATGCTATCAGGGAAGAAGATGCCCAAGCTTCCTTACCAACGGATTGGGAGGAAAACAATGACAACCTTGATGAAACAAAAGGTACAGATGAATTCCTGATGCCTCTACAGTCAAACGAGGAGGTTCCTGGGGTGCCAGCTGAACATGAAGTGGGGCACCCGTTGCAGAACACTGAGCCTGTTACTAATGGTAATCATGTTGTCGGTGAAGAAGCGCATCAGTTTGACAATCTCATTGCATCCGATGGTAATCAAAATCCAGCATCACCTCCTTCTCTGCCCATCTCATCTGAATATGATCAGGTTTCTTTTGCACCATCTAGCACACTTGATGTTGCAGGCCCCTCGGAGGGAATTCCTAATGTAGAAGAAACATCAGATCTCAAAATGGCTTTGCTAGAAAACGAGCATTTGGATGAAACTTTAACTTCAGATGCAATGGTGCTAGATTCAGATGGTGTTGTGCCCATCCAAGACATCTCTGACAGTGCTGTTGCTGCTGCATTTCACCCAGAAGACAAAGGTATCGAGCAGAACCCACAAACTCATGACAAAGATGAACTTTCTTCATCCGGATTGCCTGATTATATGGAACATGTAAGTGCCGATGAGATGCATCCACTTGGATCAAATGAGTTATCTATGGCTACGGGGACCAGTGAGCCAGGAGATGGGGAGGAAACTATAGTAGAGGATCTGTATAAAAGAGAAAGTGAATTAAAAAACCAAAACAAACCATTCAAGTCCACACCACCTGACCAATATTTTTCTTCTCCTGGAATTCCTGCTCCCTCTATAGTATCCACTGCTTCACAGGTGCCCGTGGGGCAGATTGTGGTTCCAGCTTCTGTTGACCCAACCCAGGAAAATGCTATAGCTGCACTGCAAATTCTAAAG GTGATCGAACCCAGTGCTCGAGCTGGTGACTTGTGTACCCGGCGTGAGTATGCTAGATGGTTGGTAGTCGCGAGCAATTGCCTTTCAAG GAACACTTTCTCGAAAGTGTATCCAGCAATGTATATTGATAATGTCACTGAACTTGCATTTGATGATATCACACCTGAAGATCCTGATTTCCCCTTCATACAAG GCCTAGCAGAAGCTGGATTGATTTCTAGCAAGCTTTCAAGATCTGATATGAATATCCCAGAAGATGTTCATGACAATCATATCTTGTTTTCCCCTGAGAG TCCTTTGTCACGTCAAGACCTTGTGAGTTGGAAAATGGCCCTGGATAAGAGGGAACTGCCTGAAGTTGACAGAAAT TGTTTGTTCAAAGTATCTGGCTATATAGACATTGATAAGATAAACACAGCTGCCTGGCCAGCTTTGGTCGCTGACTTGGGTGCTGGAGACCAGAGCATTACAGCTCTTTCCTTCG GTTTGACAAGACTTTTCCAACCGAACAAACCTGTGACGAAGGGACAAGCTGCCCTAGCAATTTCAATTGGTGATTCTGGTGAAGTGGTTCTGGAGGAGGTTGCTCGTATTGAGGCAGAGAAAATAGCTGAAGCAGCTGTAAATGCACATGGTGCATTGGTTGCTCAGGTTGAGATAGATCTTAATGCAACGTTTGAAAGGGAGCTTAAGGAGGAAAGAGGAAAGGTAGAGacccttgaaaaactagctgaAGAAGCTAGGATGGAGCTGGATAGGTTGAGGGCAGAAAGAGAGGACGAGAAGAACATTCTGCTCAGGGGCAGAGCTGCTGTTGAATCTGAAATGGAAGTTCTGTTGAAGTTGAGGAGTGAAGTAGAGGAACAGCTGCAGAATGTACTGAGCAAGAAGGTAGAGGTCTCCTTTGAGAAGAGTAGGATTGAAAAACTCCGAAAGGAAATTGAGAATGATAACTTGGCTGTTGTGCAACTTCAATATGAGCTTGAAGTGGAGAGGAAGGCGCTATCTATGGCAAG GGCTTGGGCAGAGGAGGAAGCCAAAAAGGCCCGGGAGCATGCACGGGCCCTTGAGGAGGCCCGGAACCAATGGGAGCGTCAAGGAATCAAAGTTGTTGTTGAAGGAGGACTCCAGGATGACGCTTCAGCAGGAGTTACATGGGCTAAGGCTGGCAAAGAACATCCAGTTGACGAGGCTATCAACCGGGCAGAATCTTTGCTGGAGAAGCTAAAGTCAATGTCTGCTGAGATGAAACTGCGGTCTCGTGGTGCGCTGGAGAGAGTGATGCAACATGTTTGGTCCTTCATTGCAAGCCTAAAGCAGCAAGCTGCAGATGCAAGGCAGTGGTGTACCGAGTTTGGGGCTTCTGCTGCTTCCAAGGCAAACAAGGTATCAGCAGAAGTGCAGGGCAGTGTATCTGCGTTTGGTGCAACCCTTGGAGATAAGTCGAAGAGGGTAATGGAAGAGTGCAAGGACGGCCTGGAGAAGGTTTCACACAGATTCAAGACATCAGACTAG